CTAGCATTACTAATGCAATTTAAAAGTTATGTTAGTTTCGCCATAATTAGCCtatccacacaaattgtataatgctttttcaggacacaaaggaattttgttttaacacacattcatgcatgtatatgcaatatttttttagcaCTTAAATATAGAAAATGGACATTTTTGAGGAATTTGGCTCAGTATTTCCTGTACTAGAAGAGTGCCATTTCTACCATATTTCTCCATATTCTTTGGATCTTTATATAATAtctgtttttaaattttataattaactttttttaacttgttacTGCTTCTCTATACGGAGCATGCACATAAATATTGATGAAGGGTTATGGTTTTAAagcatttgtgtatattttgatatttatgtattttagccCCTTGATCACAATTGGACGTGCTGGGCTCGTCATGGAAAAACATCCCATTGCCAACAATTGACATGCCACATCATGACTTTGAAAAGTGTGTAGGAAGAGATCTACGATTGCTTTCTTctcccaaacggtgttgctgtaatgcctcaatgttgtatcatgtaaaataattccccactgatgtcaccatcaggggaaccatccagttgcaacacaacattaaaaaaaaattcaaaaaatatatatgtaaaaaagtttatttttatgagcaatgaCTAAAATTAGTGCTATATCGTCACAaaaattcttgcatggaaagagttaaattacTGGCATTtcaaatgcccatggggtgtctagatttgatggggtaaattgaattgggtGGGCTCAAAGATGTCCGAAATATAGGACaagggcacagactgaccagatgtcaaaatgcaAACCTTgtaaaggtggccttttacctctcAAATAAGTGACATGTAACAGGAGAAGTTATCTCATATCTGAAGTAAGATGTGTatgaaagaaaaacaccaaaaattactaccacaaacattGACTATGGCTAGTACTAGAATTAGtgcctggaaagggttaaaataccagtatttgaaatacccttggGTGTcttagtttttaaatatttatggtttgataagggtaaattgaattgattttgaagtaaaaaaaatttttataggaaattattatcatattattttgatcataagAAAGCTTTCATGTCGTgaaaaaaacgatatatataacgcgtgtgggtacagtaaatgagaaagaagaaaattacagctaaacaccagCACCACAGCCtcggtcacaaagggtacaaaaaattaaGATCAGCCAGGgttaatacaattattaaagTGGTTTGTATCCGATATTATTCTTATAACCCTgtttttccatttcttaattattttttttttttagaacacgTGCCCACACTAGATATATTTATCGTATCAGAAAAATATACCAAAACTGCCTTTTGCTCACTAGACAGTGAAAGGACCATTTCCTCAGTCCTGACCAAGGCAGCGCTTACCAAATGTTAACAAAAGTCTCCTAAGATTTAGGAGTTATATAAACACACCATGAAGACAAACATACCTGGAAAAAGAAGAAGGCTTGTCCAAACCAGTAGTGCATGATGGTGATTTGAGCTGCATCATATTTCAGTATCTTCCAGATGAACATAGTAAGAGTAGTCTGAATCAAGAGGCAGAACACCAGCACTGCCAGGTTGTGTGGCCGAAATAAAAGTGCTGCCAAGAGAACTAACCCACAATAAACCTCCCACAAACCCACATTCTTTGTGTTGGAGTCTGTATATATGAGATGGGATTTAATTAAGTCTTTGATTCCCGTAATGAGCATACcaagaacaaatatataaacaaaacgaGCTTCTGTGATTCccctgaaaaaaaagagaaaaaatataaataaaaatacatttatcaatCATATGGGGCATTTAGCTATGTCCAGTTCTTTCCACTACGTTCTCGGCCCTGTCTTTTTCCTGACCTGTTTTAGATGGCCCTGTCACCAACTGGGTCCAGCACCTGTAATCACCCCTCCCAATCCttatacaaagaaaaactgGGAATACCTGACAAGTTTCCAGATCTAAGTTATAGAGTTCTAAACTCAAGCCGCTCTGCTGTGGCATGCCAACTTGTGTTCTTCCCCTTTTCTCTGCTCTATTATGCAGGTCAGTTAAATTGTCAGAATAATACAGGatcaaaatacaataaatagttttatttttattttatttttttaaaaacccttaTGATAATACGACTTTCAAATTGCAGTGGATGTTAGACACTAAGCTCTTGCAGGTTACATTATCAAAAGAGCTGCTTGTCATTAGTTAAGGACGCGCTGATTGCTGTTTTGTTCCAGAATACCAGAAGACTgctctaaaaatatattgtgtctTCTATTTCAGACACAGTGAGGAAGTTGATGTGAGATTCATCTTAGTGCACTAACCATGCATTGTGGAGCGCCAACATAGTAGAAGGTCTCCTGCAGTTCCAGTTAGGCTGGCCTTACATGACCTTTTACATTTAATGCATCACTCAATATAATGTCATAAAAGGTGCTGGAAAACACTTACTTTGAAATCTCTATTGAGCTTTGTTGCCAAGGATATAAAACATGTCCAATGGCTGCTCTGTAACTATAGACTCCTAAGAGTCCAAATGCCAAGGCAGCTTTTGATACAAAAGAGCATCGTCcttgaattaaaataaatatcatgaTCAAGGAGACTGCAACCAAAAATGACAATTCAGCTTTGTGTTcagtgctgtaaaaaaaaacaaaaaaacaagaattaaaAAGATATTTTGGAACATACATATCCAGTATTcgaaatgtaataatattttccCCAATTTGTCAAAAAACAACAGAAGAGAACCAACTATCCTTTCTGGTTACCATACTAAAAATGGGAGTCGCATTCCACATTGCTTGAACATGTTAGCCTTGTACCTTTTTCCCCATGTATGGGTACTTTAAAATTAGAAGCTACCAATGATAACAAACCAAGAGGCCATTTCTCGCAAGACGCACTACTATTAAATAAGAAATTACCTTGTTAACCAGTGTCCAAAATCTGGTCTATGGATCCACTGTACTCCAGTCTGATTTAATGAACGTAGTAATCTGCAGCATACTAGAATAGCCCATGGGCTGGACAGTGCAatccatttttcattttttcttataaaactTGCTAGTATTGTTTGCTGTTTTCCCCTTAACTCCTTCTTGTGAATATCATAGATTTCATCTGTGTATGTGCTGTCATTTTTAGTACTTGTGTGCTCCGAGAAGTCCATATGACCCTTTTTTACAAGGAAATATTTCCTACACATTTCTTGAGCCAAAGCTAGGCAAAGCGTGTTGACTAGGAAATACCAAGTCTGATGTTCCTCTTCAATGAAGCTACTCGCTCCCATACTTAACACGTGACCCACGGTTCCCATTAAAAGAAGGATGTCTAGCTCAGACCACAAGGATACAGAGTCTTGCCTCTGGAAAGAAACCGAAAAATAAGAAATTAGCCATAAATAGCCACAACTGAACAAGCAAATGGGTGCCAGCTAATGGTAATTATTTTGTAGAGTTTTGTTTTGAATAGAATAAACCTTTGTCTGACCCACTGAACTGACAGCAATGCAGCACCAACTTACTTGTCACTTCAAAGATTTAattaacacattattatttactgacaTTTAAATCAATAGGAATACTTTCTCCACATGTGCATGGAAGGTCTTTTTAGACCATTGGAACTCTTTCAAAATGAAGAGCCAGAGCTTGTGTATGTTtacatgggctaaggctctcctcctcactcatcacctcttccttttcaaTCTTctagatttcactcgagctgccctatatctctggaatcccccccaccgaaccttcagctttcaccctccctcctgacattcaagaaacatctaaaaacccacttcttcagagaagccacaccatcttagctgctagaacttccttgtcaaccaccacactacctctcaccctttctctgtgcctgatgtttgtcaccccattccctcaagattgtaagcttgcaagcagggcttgtcttagtctgtatcggtttgtcttagtctgtcaattcttgtcttgtcacatccctttaatttatgtattatattaagcgctgcgtaaactgttggcgctatataaataaaggataataataaaaataataatagtatactACTGCACAATAGAATCCATCTGCTTCTCCTGCCATGCAAATAACTGGGGGTAGAGAAAGGAAGAAGGTATGTAGAGGGTAATCTAATGAATCTCTTTATGGGCTTACATGCAAATGACACTTGGCTATCATAttaattaaagtgcatatgacgaGTTTAATCTGTTTTACTTAGGACACCTAAAACATACAGCCTGCATACTTGTGTGCCAGGTCTCTGTAAAAGATTGTTACACTGTTAGTCAACAGGTAGCTCTCCAGATATCGATGACATACAGTTCCCATGATACTCAGTTGCACATAGCTAGGATCTTCTATGCTTACCATGCAAATACCAATATGACATTCTATTAAACAtcagtttatttatatatttgttttactcaCATTTGTGGGTGATGTTGCTTTTGCCAGCATCATTCCAAATGTAGATAGAATAATACAGCAAAGGGCAGAAATGAGTATCATAATCCCTATTGCTGTAACCCACGATAAGCTACAGAAAAAGCACACATTTTCAGTGGATGTACACACTACGACGTGAACTGCTGAGAGTGCAAGGCACAGCATGTAAAACATCAGAGAGTACAATGGGGAAAAGAGGGGGACATTAAATTCAGCACGGCTGCACAAAGCATTCGGGACACCGAGAAGGAGTAGGAAGAAAATctgttggagaaaaaaaaaagaacattgtcAATTACACATTTAGTATAATCAAGTATCAAATTGTAGCTTTTGTTGGACTAAACTTGAGACCTTAAGGTGATTACCAACTAGAAAcacattttccttcatttgtgCAATGACAGTGCTTCCTGTGAAAGACTTCAGTGACCCTACATAAAGGAGATGGGTTCCTACACACAGCACTCAGAGTAGGCtacactggcgtaactacagggccCAAGGCAGCCCCTGagaccacttgttcctgtctccttgtaccgATTCAAAATTGTTTCATCCTGGACAGCactgggtatgtatgtatgtatgtatgtatgtatgtaagcatgtatatctatgtatacatgtgtaagcatggatgtgtaggtatAAATACGTGAGGTATATGGATGGTTAATTGTGCGTGTTGGTATGAATAAAAGTGTGTTATTTGTGTAACtgtgtttacatgtgtgtgccagagtgtatgtcgGAAGAGGGGAGGACAAGGAGCAAAAAAGGCACAgacaggttgtttggggacaatgatggcgcaggcaagctgtttggggcaaaggtggcacttttcgacatgttgcttggtgaagttggggggccacagggaaatttttgcacaagggacctgtggtttctagttacacccctggtaTACTACATTAATCTCAAACCTCTAGTTTTCCACAACCACACTCTCTACATGAAGAATTACCAACATAATCTTAACACACCATGCCATATATTGCTTCCCTTACATAGAGACCTAGATCAAAGTATGTATTTTAGCAGACCTTGACCAaggttcttaaaaaaaattaacatgatTGCTCTATTTCTAAATCCTGTTAATGCTTTGGCTCTTTTTACCTGATCATAGAGACTAATAACAGCAGCCAAGCCTTTAACCAAACTtagtatatacatttaaacaaaaaacaaaataaacggGTGAGTTTATACCTCAAGAGTAATGATTGCGCCAATGGTCATTGAGTACATGTCATATTCTGCAACTTGCTTGCTCAAGGAAGTGCTTAATTTCATCAGTGCTTCTAAATATTGCTTAATAACTTTTCTGCCTAAATTTGTGAGCACTTCAGAGGTATTTCCTTCCAGGTAAAGTTTAATCCAATTCCCATGGGCTTTTTCTGCCTTCTTAAACTGCTCAACTCCAGCATCtgaagaaaatgtaataaaattagtttaataTGGAAATTACATCGGTAGACAAATTACATTGGTAGATACTTGACATCAGACATGATTAAAAGAACCATCTAGTCATCAAATTTAATTTTACGCCTTGCAAATCTGCGTgtgtattattagttattgtagTTCGAGAATGAGACTTCTGTCTTTAACATATCCGCCCTGCCCCAGAGGCCTCTCCTGAAACCAGAAAGCATACTTGGGTACACTTTCTGCCTGTGCTCTGTGGCACTCCCATTGATGGCAATGGTAGCAGCAGCCACTAGGCATGTGTGCTTGTTGAACACCAGTGCTCAACTAATATTGCTACTTCCATATTCAAAAAAAGGAACACCGCTCCAATCAACATCAGTGAGAGTGCTACTGGGGATATGCATTGCAGTCAAATGAATTCCAATATGTTTAACATAAAAACTTGACTTCTCACATTTGTTTGCTTTACATTTATGGACTGACCTCTATCGGAAGCATCTATGTTTTCACTCAAAAGTCGGCAGAGCTGATGTCCATTTAAATGTAAGAATCGGAGTTGTTCTCTCATTGGCTTTTGTTGAACAATTGGATGTATCAGCATTCCCAGGCTGCTTCTGGGGATAGGAAAGCTGAGACCTATCGCTAAAGTGGGGGCTAGGTCAGTTTGTTGCACAACCTCCGGGACTTTAAAGGTACCTAAAcgtagcaaataaaataaatgaatgttacAAACGTTGAATTAGTATAACATTTTGACAATGTATAATATCATAAAGGGTCATAAGGCACAAACAGCATACATGAAACAATAGTTCTATGGGAGCAGCGCTGGACACAAATATTTAGATACATTACATGTATTTCAGTTAATTTACAAGCTAGATAGATCAATTCTGGAAACATTTCTTATTTTAGCCCTTCTCGTGTGAACGTGCAGTTCATTGTTATTTAGTCAAAGAGAGGACTCGTACTACTTATAGGTGCAGTTAGATGTCTATCTTGGCTGGGAACTGTCCCATGCCTAATTAAGATGGGGTCTCTAGAACCGTGCACAATACATCATATCCCTGTGTGCTGCATGCGTGGTggggagcagggccggcccaagacaaaatgccgcctggggcgaagtttaaaatgccgccccccccccattatctacccttcctctccttccGTCCCTGCCGtctccccattatctaccccccccttgtacttacctttcagcagtcctgcggcgagtctccctgttcggtctcagtgccggcttgtaatgctgagtgccggaaattacgtcatcttccggcgctcagcattacaagccagcaccgagaccgaactgggagactcgccgcagaggagagagcgagaggggcaaaccacttggcgcccctctctctttcgctttaaaaatgaaaaaaagggcttggggcggcaaagtgccgccccttcaaacgtgccgcctggagcagttgccccactcggctccatagTCGGGCCGGCTCTGGTGGGGAGTAAGGTCACTATGGGGACTGTGCTGTTTTGACCCagggccagttacaagggaaATCTGGATAACCGACCTCAGGAGAAGTGACGCACTGGTAGCCTGCTCACTcagtagtgattttttttttactatattaacCCAATAACCCAGAAGTCCTCTAAATGTTCACTGAATAACATTTATAGGACTTCTGGGTTATTGGgttaatatagtaaaaaaaaaaaaaaacttgtgtggTTGTATAATCCAGTTTTCCTTGCCCTCCTAAATTGATAATATCTAAAAGTAAGTGAATAAGGGTAACTACTGGCTGATCAGGTACTTGCTTTTTAAatctggaacaaaaaaaatactgtttatcAGCCTCTGATGATTAACAGGGGCTGTCCATTCCTTGTTGAGTAGCAGGGGTtcaacacaaaaaatgtatttgaaatatatattacatcttTTGATTAGCCCGAACATATGCTAGTTTATTTGCTATACCACAACATGTCAGATGGTTGTCTTCTTTCAGGAAATTTGCGGATTAcatataagaaaatatagatAGTAACGCTCTTTATGAATTTGTTTGAAACCTCATGCATGGAATCTCTGGGACCCAGTAAAGGTCATGCATGTATATAAAACTGCCTATATGTAATATCATTACTGGGGGCAGTCCAGttgttggaaaaaaacacaattaaattcAATACTTGATATGGATCATTCGTATTATTGACAAATATAGCAAAAAATGAATCCTGAAACACACATGATTACTACTATACTTTTTATGTTACTCTAGTTAGTAGAGGTTTTTTTTGACCCACTCatcatatatatagaatatttagTACTTCAGTTGGAAATACCCCAACTTATTCtgcttgtttttatgtttccatTTACCTATAAACaaagatgtataaaaaaatgcGCTTGAGTATCTCACATAGAAATAGGTGATAACCATAAAGAAGTAGACAATCAGAAGGTTTCATCTGCTTACCACTGTTCCTTTCAAAAGCAGAGCTTATTAACACAAGTGGCGTCTGGACTTCCTCATCAGATGAGCCCCCATGACTGCCCGTTTCTGACATGCCATGGTCACCGCAGACGACTATTAAACTGGGAAGGGATGTATCTTCTTCCTTTGTTTAGAAAAAATAACGCAGTAAATCagttaaataattatgtttttatgagcTGTAAACCCAGGATGCCAGCTATAAATTAGGGGCACAATTCATCTCCTCTTCCAATGGCTACAATGAAGTGAGCATTTTATTAAGTATTCAATTGTTTGATATACTTTATGGTGAATTAAAGACC
The DNA window shown above is from Spea bombifrons isolate aSpeBom1 chromosome 1, aSpeBom1.2.pri, whole genome shotgun sequence and carries:
- the PIGG gene encoding GPI ethanolamine phosphate transferase 2; its protein translation is MKVGSSVLACCCLLIQVLGLALFLRGFFPVPVRSQSRKSSSSEIPAEPAAGTKSNWTDLPPPLFKKTVILLIDALREDFVFGPKGKEHMPYMRQLLERGTTHSFIAKATAPTVTMPRIKALMTGSIPGFIDVVLNLNSQELLEDNLIWQAKKAGKRIIFYGDDTWVRLFPKHFVEYDGTTSFFVSDFTEVDNNVTRHLDVILKRNDWDILVLHYLGLDHIGHLTGPHSHLVGPKLYEMDVVLKKIHSSLVSKEEDTSLPSLIVVCGDHGMSETGSHGGSSDEEVQTPLVLISSAFERNSGTFKVPEVVQQTDLAPTLAIGLSFPIPRSSLGMLIHPIVQQKPMREQLRFLHLNGHQLCRLLSENIDASDRDAGVEQFKKAEKAHGNWIKLYLEGNTSEVLTNLGRKVIKQYLEALMKLSTSLSKQVAEYDMYSMTIGAIITLEIFFLLLLGVPNALCSRAEFNVPLFSPLYSLMFYMLCLALSAVHVVVCTSTENVCFFCSLSWVTAIGIMILISALCCIILSTFGMMLAKATSPTNRQDSVSLWSELDILLLMGTVGHVLSMGASSFIEEEHQTWYFLVNTLCLALAQEMCRKYFLVKKGHMDFSEHTSTKNDSTYTDEIYDIHKKELRGKQQTILASFIRKNEKWIALSSPWAILVCCRLLRSLNQTGVQWIHRPDFGHWLTSTEHKAELSFLVAVSLIMIFILIQGRCSFVSKAALAFGLLGVYSYRAAIGHVLYPWQQSSIEISKGITEARFVYIFVLGMLITGIKDLIKSHLIYTDSNTKNVGLWEVYCGLVLLAALLFRPHNLAVLVFCLLIQTTLTMFIWKILKYDAAQITIMHYWFGQAFFFFQGNSNTITTVDISAGFVGLDNYVELPAIILTAFVTYSGPLLWSVHLLCYLSSETNRVSTSIAHGCYCYAIIRSLPVTVYIILVTALRYHLFIWSVFSPKLLYEVIHLFISVGVCLTFTAVDKNQTVKP